From a single bacterium genomic region:
- a CDS encoding FtsX-like permease family protein, translated as MKKKQRHFFSEISEGVHIALASLAANKMRAILTMLGIIIGVAAVITMVALGTGAQKAVADRIQSLGSNLLYINPGSSRSGHVHFGSGSSIRMKEEDLKALQEKCTYAAAVIPEFRRNAQILWNGKNWNCAIIGTLPEYESVANTAAVQGRYFTQEEVDTYQRVAVIGADIITNLFGETPPVGEVIRINKENFVVIGVLERKGQSGFRNNDDQILIPITTAQKRLFGVDYLTGITVKVIDEPSTEAAFLQVEKILRRQHRLSRDQDNDFIIRNQSDLISTFQETNRSFGFLLAAIAGVSLIVGGIGIMNIMLVSVTERTREIGIRKAIGARRSDILLQFLVESIALSISGGVLGILCGISISYALSAWAQWNTMISISSIVMSFGFATAVGLFFGIYPAQKAAGLDPIIALRYE; from the coding sequence ATGAAAAAAAAGCAGCGTCATTTCTTTTCAGAAATATCCGAGGGCGTTCATATCGCGCTGGCCTCTCTGGCGGCCAATAAAATGCGTGCGATCCTGACCATGCTCGGCATTATCATCGGCGTCGCCGCGGTGATCACCATGGTGGCGCTCGGAACCGGGGCGCAGAAAGCCGTGGCCGACCGGATTCAATCGCTTGGTTCCAACCTCCTCTACATCAATCCGGGATCTTCGCGCTCCGGCCATGTTCATTTCGGTTCCGGCAGCAGCATTCGGATGAAAGAAGAGGATCTCAAAGCGTTGCAGGAAAAATGCACCTATGCCGCTGCAGTGATTCCCGAGTTCAGACGCAACGCCCAGATCCTGTGGAACGGAAAAAACTGGAACTGCGCCATCATCGGCACCCTGCCGGAATATGAGAGCGTCGCCAATACCGCCGCCGTTCAAGGCCGTTATTTTACTCAGGAGGAGGTGGACACCTACCAGCGCGTGGCGGTCATCGGCGCCGACATCATCACCAATTTATTCGGTGAAACGCCGCCGGTGGGTGAAGTCATCCGCATCAACAAGGAAAATTTTGTCGTCATCGGCGTATTGGAACGAAAAGGGCAGTCCGGTTTCCGCAACAACGATGATCAAATCCTCATTCCGATCACCACCGCACAGAAAAGATTGTTCGGCGTCGATTATCTGACCGGCATCACCGTCAAAGTCATCGATGAGCCCTCCACCGAGGCGGCCTTTCTCCAGGTGGAAAAGATACTCCGCAGGCAGCATCGGTTGAGCCGCGACCAGGACAATGATTTCATCATTCGCAATCAATCGGACCTGATCAGCACGTTTCAGGAAACCAACCGCTCCTTTGGTTTTCTGTTGGCCGCCATCGCCGGCGTTTCGCTGATCGTCGGCGGCATCGGCATCATGAACATCATGCTGGTTTCGGTGACCGAACGAACCCGCGAGATCGGCATCCGCAAGGCCATCGGCGCGCGGCGCAGCGATATCCTGCTGCAGTTTCTCGTGGAGTCCATCGCCCTGAGCATCTCGGGCGGAGTGCTCGGCATTCTCTGCGGCATCAGCATCTCCTATGCTCTGTCCGCCTGGGCGCAATGGAACACGATGATTTCCATCTCCTCCATCGTCATGAGTTTTGGATTTGCCACCGCCGTGGGCTTGTTCTTCGGCATCTATCCGGCGCAAAAAGCCGCCGGGTTGGATCCGATCATCGCGCTGCGCTACGAGTAG